The following DNA comes from Leifsonia sp. 1010.
CGTCACGCTGCGTGTCGGCATGTTCACCGAGCACACGGTGGTCGCCGCCGAGGTCATCGACGACAGCACCCCGGGCGCCCAGGTGGTGACGCGCGTCGAGAGCCGCTCCGGCCTGCTGCGTTTCGAGCTCTCCGGCGGGACGGAGAGCGACAACAGCATGGAGTCGTCCTGGCAGGGCGGCTTCCGCGTGCGGGCGTTCTACCGCTCCGGCCTGGTCGTCACCGTGCCGGCCAACGTCGTGGACACCGAGGCCAAGCGCGTCTCGGTGCACGCCGTGCTCGACGGCATCCGCGCCGACCTGCAGGCGCGACCGCCGTCGTCCGTCCTGAACGACTGACCACCCCGACGGGCCGGGAGGAACCATGATCTCGTCAGCGGTCACCCTCAGCTATCGCGACGCCCCGGCCGCGATCGCTTGGCTCGAAGCACTCGGGTTCGACGTGCTCCAGCTGCAGTCCGGGGATGACGGGACCGTGGTTCACAGCGAACTGCGCTGGGCCGACACCGTCGTGATGGTGGCGTCGGCCGATGCACCCTACGACGTCCCGCCGCTCGTCGGCGCTTCCACCGGGGTCGGCCTGTATCTGGTCACCCAGGACGTGGACGGGATGTTCGCGCGCGCCGTCGCCGCGGGCGCCACAGTGGTGTTCCCGCCCGAGGAGACGGAGTGGGGCAGCCGTCGCGCGCGGGTGCTCGACCCCGGCGGGCGCGAGTGGAGCTTCGGCTCCTACCGGCCCGGCGAGCAGTGGAGCGCCTCGGCCTGAGCGGCGTCACCCCTGCGCGAGGTCGCGGAAGAACCGGGTGAGCAGCGTACGCGACCGATGATCCAGCCGGGATGCGGCAGCGCGAGCACGGTCGAGGTCCGGGTCGGCCTCCAGCGCCTCCGCGAGCTGCTGCACCATGCGGGCGATGTCGTCGGCGGTGTGCTCGGTTGCCGGGCCGGACGCGTCCGGCGAGGCCGTCTCCTCCTCCTGGTTCGGCCGCCGGCCTCCGCTGCCCAGCGACACCGTCGCCAGCAGGCCCACCACCAGGAATCCGGCTGCGGCGAACGCGGCCCACCGCGTCCCGTCGCTGAACGCCTCCTTCGCGTCCGCCGCCAGCGCAGCGGTCTGCGGGTTCTTCTCCAGCCCGGCGATCGCGGCGCCCGAGCTATCGACCACGGCCGACACGAGCTGGTCACGCTGCGGAGACGGAACGCCCCGGTCGTCGAGCTTGGCGTCGAACACAGCGGTCGCGGAGGCGAACAGCACTGTGCCGAGCACGGCGATGCCCAGAGCGGAGCCGATCTGGCGTGCTGTGCTCGTGGTGCCGGAGCCCTGCCCGCTCTGCTCGACCGGCACATCCCGGAGTACCACTCCGGTGAGCTGCGCGGTCGCGAGGCCGACACCGAAGCCGTAGACGAAGAGGAACGGGATCAGCGCCCCCCAGGGCGTCGTTGACGAGATCACCAGACCGAGCCCGGCGACGCCGACGATCTCGGCGACCAGACCGACGCGGACGATCGTCACCGGCGCGACCCGGTTGCCGAAGGCGCCGGCGAAGCCGCTCGCCAGGAACGACCCGATCGCCAGGGCGAGCAGGATGAGGCCGGTGTCGAGCGCGCTGTAGCCCAGCACGTTCTGCAGCCAGATCGGCAGCGCCAGGATGATGCCGAACTCGCCGAGCGACACGATCGTCGCGGCGATGTTGCCGTTGCGGAACGATGGGATGCGGAAGAGGTCGAGCGCGAGCATGGTGCTCCGCCCGGCCCGGATGCGGGCGCGGCCGCGCACGACGAAGAGCACTCCCCCGAGCACCGCGATGGCGAAGGCGATCGGCACGGGCGAGAGGTCGAACGGCCACGTCCACTCGCCGATCGCGGGGCGGGTGTCGACGAGCCACCAGCCGTAGGTGCGGCCCTCGATCAGCCCGAAGACAAGGCTTGCGGAAGTGACCACCGAGAGCAGGGCTCCCACCCAGTCCACGCTCCGCGACGCACGGGTGTCGCGCGACTCGGGGACCGTCGCGAGCACGCCGACGATGATGAGGATGCCGAGCGGGATGTTGATGCCGAACGCCCATCGCCACGAGAACGCGGTGGTCAGCCAGCCGCCGAGCAGCGGTCCGAGCGCCGTCATGCCGCCGATCGTCGAGCCCCAGACGGCGAAGGCGATCGCGCGCTCTTTGCCGCGGAAGTTGGCGTTGATCAGCGAGAGCGTGGTCGGCAGGACCATCGCGCCGCCGACGCCTTGCAGCAGCCGCGCGCCGATCAGGAACGCGCCGGTCGGTGACAGGGCCGCAGCGACGGAGGCCAGGGTGAAGATCGTCACGCCGATGAGGAGCATCCGGCGCCGGCCGAACCGGTCGGCCAGCGTCCCGAACACCAGCAGCAGGGCGGCGAAGACGAGCGTGTACGACTCCTGCACCCACTGGACCCCGGTGGACCCGATGTGGAGCTCGTCGACGATCGAGGGGATGGCGACGTTGACGATCGTCGAGTCGACGATGATGAGCGCGACGCCGATGCTGATGAAGACCAGCCCGGCCCAGCGGTAACGTGAGGACATCGAAACTCCCTTGCCTGGAGATTAGTCAGCAAGCTTATGGTCAGGCTACGCTGGATTCGTGAGCCGGTCCAGCAGAACCCGTCGCCGCATCCTCATCGCAGGCGGCGCTGTCCTCGGCGCCCTCATGCTGGTCGTGGTGGGCTTCCTCGCCTGGGCGTCCACGCCGATGATGGGCGATCGCGCCGCGGCGCTCGAGGCGTGGCGGAACCCCGCCGTGACGATCCACGACGCGGGCGACTCGGTCGTGATGGAGCCGACGGGCACACCCTCCGGCGACGGCCTCGTGTTCGTCCCCGGCGCGCTCGTCGACCCGTACGCCTACCTGAACAAACTCTCGGGCGTCGTCGCCGAGACGGGCCTCACCGTCGTCATCACGAAGCCGACGCTGAACCTCGCGTTCTTCGACCAGCGGCCGCTGTCCACGTTCACCGCGCACGCTCCCGAGGTGACCGACTGGTACGTCGGCGGCCACTCCCTCGGCGGCGTCCGCGCCTGCCAGCTGGCCGAGGATCCGGAGGTGACCGGACTCATCCTGTTCGGCTCCTACTGCGCCAACGACCTCAGCGGCACCGATCTGCGCGTGCTGTCGATCGGCGGCAGCCGCGACGGCCTGAGCACGCCCGCCAAGATCGCGGCGAACCGGCACCTGCTGCCGGAGGACGCGCGAATGGTGGAGATCGACGGGATGGACCACGCGCAGTTCGGCGACTACGGCACTCAGCCGGGCGACCGGCCGGCAACCATCGACGACGAGACGGCCCGCGCGGAGCTGACGCAGGCGCTCAGCGGCTTCCTCTCCGACTGACGCGCGGCGAATCCGAGGTCGGCTACCCGCCGACGGGCGACCACTGCCCGCTCACGACCCGCCCGCTCCGCAGTTCGGGGAAGTGCGCGCCGACGCCCGTCGTGCCCGGCTCGGCGAGACGCTCCCAGAGTTCCTGACGCGTGCGCTCGGCGCGGGCCGCGTCCACATCGCCCAGAGAGTGCCAGCCGCTTTCGGCCAGTTGCTGCGGGATCGTGATCGCGTCGCCCAACAGGAGGAGCCGCTCGCCGCGCGACTCGACCACCACGGCCAGGTGTCCTGGCGTGTGTCCGGGTGCGGGCACGGCCCAGACTCCGGGCGCGACGACGACCTCGGTGTCGACGGGCCGCAGCGTCGGCGTCCCGGCGCGGGTTCGGAAGCCGGCCCGGATGTGCGGCGCCATCTCGCCCCGGCCCTCGACGAAGTGGGCCCACTCGCCCGCGCCGAACCAGAGGCGGGCGTTCGGGAAGGTGGGCTGTGCATCGGTGCCGAACAGCCAGCCGACGTGGTCCATGTGGAAGTGCGTGATCACGATGTCGGTGACCTCGGCCGGGGTGATGCCCGCCGCGCGCAGCCAGGTCGGCAGCTGGCCGCCGACCAGCATCATCCCGTCGGGCATCGGGTCGAGGGCGGGGCCGAGTCCGGCATCCACCAGGACGACAGGCGCCGCACCATCCGTCTCGCCCTCCTCCTGCCGGATGAGGAAGCAGCCGATCGGGAGCCACGCCGCCCCGTCGCGGTCGAAGACGTCCGGCCGCGCCGACGCGGGCACCCGGTCACCGAAGTAGCTCGGACGCGCGACGAACGCGCCATCGGAGATCGCATCCACCCGGAGCCCGCCCACGCGCATGGAGGCAGCTTACGGCCCGCACACAGACGGCGCGGCCGTGCAGCGGGGAAGCTGCACGGCCGCGCCGGGGGCGGGCTGATGCCGGTGTTACTTGGCCGGGGGCATCAGGACCGAGTCGATGAGGTACACGGTCGCGTTGGCCGTCTTGACGCCGCCGCAGATGACGTTGGCGTCGTTGACCTTCATCGAGTCGCCGGAGCCGGTGACGGTGACGTCAGAGCCCTCGACGGTCTTGTGGGTGCCGTCGATGTCGGACGGCGCCAGCTGGCCAGGAACCACGTGGTAGGTGAGGATCGAGGTCAGCGTGGCCGTGCCCGCCTCGGTCTTCAGCGAGTCGATGGTCGCCGGGTCGATCTTCTTGAAGGCGTCGTCGACCGGGGCGAAGACGGTGAAGTCGCCGCCGTTCAGGGTGTCGACGAGGTTGACCTGCGGGTTCAGCTTGCCCGAAACGGCCGCGACGAGCGTCGTCAGCAGCGGGTTGTTGCTGGCCGCGGTGGCCACCGGGTCCTCGGCCATGCCGGAGACGGAACCGGCACCCGACGGCACCTGCTTGGCGTAGGCCGCGCAGCCGGGGCCGACGAGGTCGGCGGCCGGGTCCATCGTCGAGGCGGACGGGGTGGACTTGCTCATCGAGGAGCTGGAGTCGCTGGAGGTGGAGCTGCCCGAGCCGGACGAACAGGCGGTGAGGGTGAGGGCGGCTGCGGCCAGGATGGCTGCCGCTGCGAGACGAGCTGTGGATCGCATGGTTCTTCTCCTTCGAGGGATGGTGACGATCGTTGCGGCCGCCGCGGGGCGGTCATCAGGGGTTCGGGCCCGGCGGCGAATCGGATTGGAACCAATCCGCGGGGCCTCTCCGCCACGAACCCCAGGCATGTCAGCGAAGAAGAGAATCGGCACCGTCGCCCTGGCCGCACTCGCCGGGGCGGTGAGCGGTGGCGTATTCCTCGGAGCGGCCGAACTGGTCGCGCTGCTGACGGTTCGCGACGCGAGCCCGATCGTCGCGGTCGGCTCGTTCGTGATCGACATCGTCCCGCGCTGGGCGAAGGAGCTGGCGATCGACCTGTTCGGATCGAACGACAAGCTCTTCCTGCTGGCGAGCCTCGGCCTCGCGGTCTTCGTGGCCGCCGCTGTGGCGGGCGTGCTGGAGTGGTGGCGCCGGTGGGTCGGCGTCGCGCTCTTCGCTCTCGCGGGGGTCGCGGCCGTGGTCGCAACGCTGACCCGCACCGGCGCCAGCCCGTTCGGTTTCCTGCCCGCCGCGGTCGGCGCCGTGCTCGGGGCCGTGGTGCTGCGGCTCTTGATCGGCCGGCTTCACGCGTGGCGGGACGGGACCGCGAAGGCGGAGGGGGTCGGTGTCGACCGCCGCCGGTTCCTGGTGCTCACGTCGGTCGCAGCGGCGGGAGCCCTGGTGGCCGGGGTCGGGTCACGGCTGGGGTCGGCTGCCACGTCATCCATCGCCGCGGTCCGCTCGGCGCTGAAGCTTCCGACGCCCGCCTCTCGTCTGAAAGTGCCGGCCGGCGCCGAACTCGACGTCCCGGGCATCAGCCCGCTCTTCACGCCGAACGCCGACTTCTACCGGGTGGACACGGCCCTCACCGTGCCGTCGGTCGACCCGGCGAACTGGCGTCTCACCATCGACGGGATGGTCGAGAAGCGCGTGGAGCTCAGCTTCCAGGACCTCGTCGACATGCGTCCGGCGGAGTACGGCGTCACCCTCACCTGCGTGTCGAACGAGGTCGGCGGCAACCTGGTCGGAAACGCCCGGTGGCTGGGCGTGCCGGTCCGCGACATCCTCGCCCTCGCCCGTCCGCGCCGGGGAGCCGACATGGTGCTGTCGCGCAGCGTCGACGGCTTCACCGCCAGCACCCCGCTGGATGCGCTCACCGACGACGGTCGCGACGCCATCCTCGCGATCGGGATGAACGGCGAGCCGCTGCCCCTCGAGCACGGGTTCCCGGTGCGGATGGTGGTTCCGGGCCTCTACGGCTACGTGTCGGCGACGAAGTGGCTCACCGAGCTGAAGGTGACGACCTTCGCCGCCGACCAGGCGTACTGGACTCCCCGCGGCTACAGCGCGAAAGCCCCGATCAAGCTCTCCAGCCGCATCGACACCCCGCGGGTGGACAAGCCGCTCTCCGCCGGCCCGACCAAGATCGCCGGTGTCGCGTGGGCGCAGACGGTCGGCATCCGCACCGTCGAGGTCCGGATCGACGGCGGCGACTGGCAGCAGGCGAAACTCTCCACCCCGATCAACGCCGACACCTGGGTGCAGTGGTCGCTCGACTGGGACGCCACCCCCGGCAGCCACACGCTCGCCGTGCGCGCCACCGACCGCGCGGGCCGCGTGCAGGAGCAGAAGCGCACGCCGATCGCGCCGAACGGTTCGACCGGATGGCAGCAGACGCTGGTGCGGGTGGGGTGAGCGTCCTCAGCGGGCGCCCCGGCGGGTCGTCGCGCGGGAGGGCGGCGGCGCCGGGATGATGGGGCTTCGAAACGATATCGGGGGTCCACATGGATGAACAGCTCACGGAGCAGCCGCCCGCCAAGCTTCGGAGCATCGGCGTGACGCTGATGATCGTCGGGGTGCTCTTCCTCGTCGGCGGAATCGTGTGGGATCTGAACGGCGGGCCGTCCTGGCTCCACGTCCTCACCTGGGTCGGCGGGGGAGTCTTCGCGTACGGACTCGTCACGACGATCACGGCGGGCCGTTCCTCCCTCCGACCGTAACGGCCGGCGGCGCGAGTTGCCCTTCGCGCCGAGGCGGGCTTTAATCTGCGTATGCATGCAGATAAGCCGATATGCGGGCGACTTCCCGACAGTCAGTACGTGGAGCTCGCCGTCGAGGTCTTCGCCATGCTCGCCGACGCCACGCGGGTGCGCATCGTGCTGGCGCTCCGGGATGCGGGCGAGCTGTCGGTGAACCATCTCGCCGACATCCTCGACAAGCAGCCCGCAGCGGTGTCGCAGCACCTTGCGAAACTGCGGCTGGCGCGGATCGTCGCCACCCGGCAGGACGGCCAGCGCGTCTTCTACCGCCTGGAGAACGAGCACGCGAGCCGGCTCGTGAGCGACGCGATCTTCCAGGCCGAGCACTCGCTCGGCGGCACCCCGCGCCACCACCATGCGGCGGCGACGGCA
Coding sequences within:
- a CDS encoding MBL fold metallo-hydrolase → MRVGGLRVDAISDGAFVARPSYFGDRVPASARPDVFDRDGAAWLPIGCFLIRQEEGETDGAAPVVLVDAGLGPALDPMPDGMMLVGGQLPTWLRAAGITPAEVTDIVITHFHMDHVGWLFGTDAQPTFPNARLWFGAGEWAHFVEGRGEMAPHIRAGFRTRAGTPTLRPVDTEVVVAPGVWAVPAPGHTPGHLAVVVESRGERLLLLGDAITIPQQLAESGWHSLGDVDAARAERTRQELWERLAEPGTTGVGAHFPELRSGRVVSGQWSPVGG
- a CDS encoding fasciclin domain-containing protein, which translates into the protein MRSTARLAAAAILAAAALTLTACSSGSGSSTSSDSSSSMSKSTPSASTMDPAADLVGPGCAAYAKQVPSGAGSVSGMAEDPVATAASNNPLLTTLVAAVSGKLNPQVNLVDTLNGGDFTVFAPVDDAFKKIDPATIDSLKTEAGTATLTSILTYHVVPGQLAPSDIDGTHKTVEGSDVTVTGSGDSMKVNDANVICGGVKTANATVYLIDSVLMPPAK
- a CDS encoding VOC family protein; the protein is MISSAVTLSYRDAPAAIAWLEALGFDVLQLQSGDDGTVVHSELRWADTVVMVASADAPYDVPPLVGASTGVGLYLVTQDVDGMFARAVAAGATVVFPPEETEWGSRRARVLDPGGREWSFGSYRPGEQWSASA
- a CDS encoding metalloregulator ArsR/SmtB family transcription factor, with translation MHADKPICGRLPDSQYVELAVEVFAMLADATRVRIVLALRDAGELSVNHLADILDKQPAAVSQHLAKLRLARIVATRQDGQRVFYRLENEHASRLVSDAIFQAEHSLGGTPRHHHAAATAEDEATA
- a CDS encoding molybdopterin-dependent oxidoreductase; translation: MSAKKRIGTVALAALAGAVSGGVFLGAAELVALLTVRDASPIVAVGSFVIDIVPRWAKELAIDLFGSNDKLFLLASLGLAVFVAAAVAGVLEWWRRWVGVALFALAGVAAVVATLTRTGASPFGFLPAAVGAVLGAVVLRLLIGRLHAWRDGTAKAEGVGVDRRRFLVLTSVAAAGALVAGVGSRLGSAATSSIAAVRSALKLPTPASRLKVPAGAELDVPGISPLFTPNADFYRVDTALTVPSVDPANWRLTIDGMVEKRVELSFQDLVDMRPAEYGVTLTCVSNEVGGNLVGNARWLGVPVRDILALARPRRGADMVLSRSVDGFTASTPLDALTDDGRDAILAIGMNGEPLPLEHGFPVRMVVPGLYGYVSATKWLTELKVTTFAADQAYWTPRGYSAKAPIKLSSRIDTPRVDKPLSAGPTKIAGVAWAQTVGIRTVEVRIDGGDWQQAKLSTPINADTWVQWSLDWDATPGSHTLAVRATDRAGRVQEQKRTPIAPNGSTGWQQTLVRVG
- a CDS encoding alpha/beta hydrolase gives rise to the protein MSRSSRTRRRILIAGGAVLGALMLVVVGFLAWASTPMMGDRAAALEAWRNPAVTIHDAGDSVVMEPTGTPSGDGLVFVPGALVDPYAYLNKLSGVVAETGLTVVITKPTLNLAFFDQRPLSTFTAHAPEVTDWYVGGHSLGGVRACQLAEDPEVTGLILFGSYCANDLSGTDLRVLSIGGSRDGLSTPAKIAANRHLLPEDARMVEIDGMDHAQFGDYGTQPGDRPATIDDETARAELTQALSGFLSD
- a CDS encoding MFS transporter, translated to MSSRYRWAGLVFISIGVALIIVDSTIVNVAIPSIVDELHIGSTGVQWVQESYTLVFAALLLVFGTLADRFGRRRMLLIGVTIFTLASVAAALSPTGAFLIGARLLQGVGGAMVLPTTLSLINANFRGKERAIAFAVWGSTIGGMTALGPLLGGWLTTAFSWRWAFGINIPLGILIIVGVLATVPESRDTRASRSVDWVGALLSVVTSASLVFGLIEGRTYGWWLVDTRPAIGEWTWPFDLSPVPIAFAIAVLGGVLFVVRGRARIRAGRSTMLALDLFRIPSFRNGNIAATIVSLGEFGIILALPIWLQNVLGYSALDTGLILLALAIGSFLASGFAGAFGNRVAPVTIVRVGLVAEIVGVAGLGLVISSTTPWGALIPFLFVYGFGVGLATAQLTGVVLRDVPVEQSGQGSGTTSTARQIGSALGIAVLGTVLFASATAVFDAKLDDRGVPSPQRDQLVSAVVDSSGAAIAGLEKNPQTAALAADAKEAFSDGTRWAAFAAAGFLVVGLLATVSLGSGGRRPNQEEETASPDASGPATEHTADDIARMVQQLAEALEADPDLDRARAAASRLDHRSRTLLTRFFRDLAQG